A DNA window from Acidimicrobiia bacterium contains the following coding sequences:
- the argS gene encoding arginine--tRNA ligase has product MSLLTELSEMLGNAFAAGGLDSALGDVVVSNRPDLAQFQCNGALAGAKAVGRSPRDVAADVVAAIPRDAPFASVEIAGPGFINLTLDDAFLGAHSETRRGDIRVGLPTPAPRRILVDYGGPNVAKELHVGHLRPAIIGESVKRALRYLGHDVVGDVHLGDWGAPMGQLIAELEERHPDLPYFDAASSGPYPAESPVTTAELNEVYPVASRKAKDDPERAAAARTATVELQAGRPGYRALWEHIRRVSIDDMRRVYDMLEVVFELWHGESRVHDRIAPMIERLVSSGVAVASDGAVVVHVAEPNDNREIPPLMLVTSAGGYTYGTTDLATVDERVGDLAEEEVVYVVDARQSLHFEQVFRAARKGGIAGPDTVLEHAPFGTVNGPGGTPLRTREGDLPLLRDLIAEAIAGARRRLDDNELALGYPGAERDLIAELVGVAALKYGDLQNHRTSDYVFDLERFSELLGKTGPYLLYGAVRIKSIMREAAERGLTAGPILAAVHPRDRALMLELARFPEVIDRAAAQRAPNHLAEYAYDVVAAFSRFYEACHILREEDPAIQSSWLGLVASTLDHIETLLDLLAIRIPERM; this is encoded by the coding sequence ATGTCGCTCCTCACCGAACTCAGCGAGATGCTCGGCAACGCCTTCGCCGCCGGCGGGCTCGACAGCGCCCTCGGCGACGTCGTGGTCTCGAACCGGCCGGACCTGGCGCAGTTCCAGTGCAATGGGGCTCTTGCCGGCGCCAAAGCGGTCGGCCGCAGTCCCCGAGACGTCGCCGCCGACGTGGTTGCCGCCATCCCACGAGACGCCCCATTCGCCTCAGTCGAGATCGCCGGACCCGGGTTCATCAACCTCACCCTCGACGACGCCTTCCTCGGCGCCCACTCCGAGACGAGGCGAGGCGACATCCGTGTCGGCCTCCCCACTCCCGCGCCGCGGCGGATCCTGGTCGACTACGGGGGGCCGAACGTCGCCAAGGAGCTCCATGTCGGGCACCTGCGTCCCGCCATCATCGGCGAGAGCGTCAAGAGGGCGCTGCGCTACTTGGGACACGACGTCGTCGGTGACGTGCACCTCGGTGACTGGGGTGCCCCGATGGGCCAGCTCATCGCCGAGCTCGAAGAGCGTCACCCGGATCTCCCGTACTTCGATGCCGCTTCTTCGGGCCCGTATCCGGCCGAGTCGCCGGTGACGACGGCCGAGCTCAACGAGGTCTATCCGGTGGCGTCCCGCAAGGCCAAGGACGATCCGGAGCGGGCCGCCGCCGCCAGAACGGCGACGGTCGAGCTCCAGGCGGGCCGGCCGGGGTATCGAGCATTGTGGGAGCACATCAGGCGCGTCTCGATCGATGACATGCGCCGCGTCTACGACATGCTCGAGGTCGTCTTCGAGCTGTGGCATGGCGAGAGCCGGGTTCACGACCGGATCGCGCCGATGATCGAGCGGCTCGTGAGCTCCGGCGTCGCCGTGGCGAGCGACGGCGCCGTCGTCGTCCACGTTGCCGAGCCGAACGACAACAGGGAGATTCCACCACTCATGCTCGTCACGTCGGCGGGCGGGTACACCTACGGCACGACCGACCTGGCGACCGTCGACGAGAGGGTGGGCGATCTCGCAGAGGAGGAGGTCGTCTACGTCGTCGACGCCCGCCAGTCGCTCCACTTCGAGCAGGTGTTCCGTGCCGCCCGCAAGGGGGGGATCGCCGGACCGGACACCGTCCTCGAGCACGCCCCGTTCGGGACGGTCAACGGACCCGGCGGCACGCCGTTGCGAACGAGGGAAGGAGATCTGCCGCTGCTGCGCGACCTCATCGCCGAGGCGATCGCCGGGGCCCGCCGCAGGCTCGACGACAACGAGCTGGCCCTCGGCTACCCCGGCGCCGAGCGGGACCTCATCGCCGAGCTGGTGGGCGTGGCCGCCTTGAAGTACGGCGACCTGCAGAACCACAGGACGAGCGACTACGTCTTCGACCTGGAGCGCTTCTCCGAGCTGCTCGGGAAGACGGGGCCGTACCTCCTCTACGGGGCGGTACGGATCAAGTCGATCATGCGTGAGGCAGCCGAGCGTGGACTGACGGCTGGTCCGATCCTCGCCGCGGTGCACCCTCGGGACAGGGCGCTCATGCTCGAGCTGGCACGATTCCCGGAGGTGATCGACCGGGCCGCCGCCCAGCGGGCTCCCAACCACCTCGCCGAATACGCATACGACGTGGTCGCCGCCTTCAGCCGCTTCTACGAGGCGTGCCACATCCTGCGCGAGGAAGACCCGGCCATCCAGTCGTCGTGGCTCGGGCTCGTGGCGTCGACGCTCGACCACATCGAGACGCTCCTCGACCTGCTGGCGATCCGCATCCCGGAGCGCATGTGA
- a CDS encoding phage holin family protein has protein sequence MRHIIIRILINMLALWIAAGILSGVELEGDFWRILLVAAIFGVINAVIKPVVQLLALPLIVLSLGLVLIVINALMLLITDALTTALAIENFGWALLGAIVISIVSWGASMLIPE, from the coding sequence GTGCGTCACATCATCATCCGAATCCTGATCAACATGCTGGCGCTCTGGATCGCAGCCGGGATCCTCAGCGGCGTCGAACTCGAAGGCGACTTCTGGAGGATCCTCCTCGTCGCGGCGATCTTCGGAGTCATCAACGCCGTCATCAAACCGGTCGTGCAGCTGCTGGCACTGCCGCTCATCGTCCTCTCGCTCGGTCTCGTGCTCATCGTGATCAACGCCCTCATGCTGTTGATCACGGACGCCCTCACGACGGCACTGGCGATCGAGAACTTCGGCTGGGCCCTGCTCGGTGCGATCGTGATCAGCATCGTCAGCTGGGGCGCCAGCATGCTGATCCCCGAGTAA